In Candidatus Protochlamydia phocaeensis, a single genomic region encodes these proteins:
- a CDS encoding alpha/beta hydrolase, with translation MIEIDVTPVSKNEALVNEIEPESLIKWMGRNIRLLKNMLDPKLLLIKTLAYCLFPLAARCVVFTSTRSFKKRCQPERLNQSRQTLRELGGQEISLRMPDGHSIFGMYLDARSALNALIAKGGERGTIPVGDNVQQVLWISPAQPELWSSIERMGIEVHEHQNRSYIKLGIPKQLSDAANSGGQIEAGTLIYGPGSGHQFEFRRKTLGAFLFGYGMNVLVFHYSGTGESGGKISEQATYENVEGAYQYLREKGISDEKILGYGHCMGGGPVLDLAANHPHINVLADRTYTTMGEFCKHRATRLLYLPRFLHFLTSWIEPVMNKCFYYNNREKIKQVSGHFAILEASRDDLIVSDYIQELFDNAVLARSRLRLLMDSNHDMDLVPNEATRLSLGQFLTATNLIGY, from the coding sequence ATGATAGAAATAGACGTTACGCCTGTTAGCAAGAATGAAGCTTTGGTAAATGAAATTGAGCCGGAGTCTTTGATTAAATGGATGGGACGCAACATCCGTTTATTAAAGAATATGCTGGATCCAAAGCTTCTCTTAATTAAGACGCTTGCTTACTGCCTTTTTCCGTTGGCGGCGCGATGCGTGGTTTTTACTTCAACACGATCCTTTAAGAAGCGATGCCAGCCTGAACGGTTAAATCAATCTAGGCAAACGCTAAGAGAGCTAGGCGGCCAAGAAATTAGCTTGAGGATGCCCGATGGCCATTCAATTTTCGGAATGTATCTAGATGCTAGATCGGCTTTGAACGCTTTGATTGCCAAGGGAGGGGAGCGCGGAACTATTCCAGTAGGAGACAATGTTCAACAAGTTCTTTGGATCTCGCCTGCTCAACCTGAACTTTGGTCGTCGATTGAGCGCATGGGAATAGAAGTGCATGAACATCAAAATCGATCTTATATTAAATTGGGAATTCCAAAACAGCTTTCCGATGCGGCCAATTCAGGCGGCCAAATAGAGGCTGGAACGTTGATTTACGGGCCTGGCAGCGGGCATCAGTTTGAGTTTAGGCGCAAGACATTAGGCGCCTTCCTTTTCGGCTACGGCATGAATGTGCTTGTTTTTCATTATTCCGGCACAGGAGAAAGTGGAGGCAAAATTTCAGAACAAGCGACTTACGAAAATGTGGAAGGGGCTTATCAATATTTGCGGGAAAAGGGTATAAGCGATGAGAAAATTCTGGGATACGGGCATTGCATGGGCGGAGGGCCTGTCTTAGATTTGGCCGCCAATCATCCCCATATTAATGTGCTAGCAGATCGCACGTATACCACAATGGGAGAATTTTGCAAACATCGAGCAACGCGATTGCTATATTTGCCACGCTTTCTGCATTTTTTGACAAGCTGGATCGAGCCTGTCATGAACAAATGTTTCTATTATAATAATAGAGAAAAAATCAAACAGGTGAGCGGCCACTTTGCCATTCTAGAGGCCTCAAGAGATGATTTAATCGTCAGCGATTATATTCAAGAACTTTTTGATAATGCGGTTTTAGCAAGAAGCCGTTTGAGGCTATTAATGGATTCCAATCATGATATGGACTTAGTGCCAAATGAGGCGACACGTTTATCATTAGGTCAATTTTTGACGGCTACCAACTTGATAGGTTATTAA
- the groL gene encoding chaperonin GroEL (60 kDa chaperone family; promotes refolding of misfolded polypeptides especially under stressful conditions; forms two stacked rings of heptamers to form a barrel-shaped 14mer; ends can be capped by GroES; misfolded proteins enter the barrel where they are refolded when GroES binds) has translation MAAKTIKFKEEARQKILKGVRTLADAVKVTLGPKGRNVVIDKSYGTPHITKDGVTVAKEIELEDKFENMGAQMVKEVASKTADKAGDGTTTATVLAEAIYSEGLRNVAAGANPLDLKRGMEKALKVVVQELEKRSKKVDDRNEIAQVATISANNDAEIGEIIAQAMERVGRDGTITVEEGKGFETELDVVKGMKFDRGYLSSYFITNPESQECVLEDAYVLIYEKKITSVKEMIPLLQAVVESGRPLLIIAEDVEGEALATLVVNRLRAGLKVCAVKAPGFGDRRKAMLQDIAIVTGGELISEEIGLKLENTTIDQLGRVKKALMTKDETTLVEGAGTKAAIHDRAAQIKRQIEESTSDYDKEKLQERLAKLVGGVAVIHVGAATEVEMKEKKDRVDDAQRATAAAVEEGILPGGGTAFIRCIPAVNKLAESLEGDERTGAKIMSRALSSPLRQIAENAGQEGAIILQQVEKMSEKQGYNALTGEYVDMIVAGILDPTKVVRCALENAVSVASMLLTTEAIVADIPEEKPAAAAPVGMDY, from the coding sequence ATGGCTGCAAAAACCATTAAGTTTAAAGAAGAAGCGCGCCAAAAAATCTTGAAAGGCGTTCGCACGCTTGCAGATGCAGTAAAAGTTACTTTAGGTCCTAAAGGCCGCAACGTCGTCATCGACAAGTCTTATGGAACTCCCCACATCACTAAAGACGGCGTCACTGTTGCAAAAGAGATCGAATTGGAAGATAAATTTGAGAACATGGGCGCACAAATGGTCAAAGAAGTGGCCAGTAAGACTGCCGATAAGGCAGGCGATGGAACGACGACGGCAACTGTGCTAGCCGAGGCCATTTATTCGGAAGGCCTGCGCAACGTCGCAGCAGGGGCCAACCCCCTCGACTTAAAGCGCGGGATGGAGAAAGCCCTGAAAGTTGTGGTCCAAGAGCTTGAAAAGAGAAGCAAGAAAGTGGATGACCGCAATGAGATTGCCCAAGTCGCCACTATTTCTGCAAACAATGATGCGGAAATTGGAGAAATCATTGCCCAAGCCATGGAAAGAGTGGGCCGTGATGGAACGATCACAGTGGAAGAAGGCAAAGGCTTTGAAACAGAGCTCGATGTCGTGAAAGGAATGAAATTCGACAGAGGCTATCTTTCTTCTTACTTCATCACTAATCCTGAATCGCAAGAGTGCGTCTTAGAAGATGCGTATGTTTTAATTTACGAGAAAAAGATTACATCTGTTAAAGAGATGATTCCTCTTCTTCAAGCTGTTGTTGAAAGCGGCCGTCCGCTTCTTATTATTGCCGAAGATGTGGAAGGGGAAGCGTTGGCTACTCTCGTTGTCAACCGCTTGCGTGCAGGCTTAAAAGTATGCGCCGTTAAAGCTCCAGGCTTCGGAGACCGCCGCAAAGCTATGCTGCAAGACATTGCCATCGTTACTGGCGGGGAATTGATCAGCGAAGAAATCGGTCTGAAGCTTGAAAATACGACTATCGATCAATTAGGACGCGTTAAAAAAGCGCTTATGACGAAAGATGAAACCACGCTTGTAGAAGGAGCCGGAACAAAAGCCGCTATTCACGATCGTGCAGCTCAAATCAAGCGTCAAATCGAAGAAAGCACATCCGATTACGACAAAGAAAAACTGCAAGAGCGTTTAGCTAAGCTGGTCGGAGGAGTGGCTGTTATCCATGTCGGAGCGGCTACTGAAGTCGAAATGAAAGAGAAAAAAGACCGTGTAGATGATGCGCAACGTGCGACAGCGGCAGCCGTTGAAGAAGGAATTCTTCCAGGCGGCGGAACAGCCTTTATCCGCTGTATTCCAGCCGTCAACAAATTGGCTGAAAGCTTAGAGGGAGATGAGCGCACAGGCGCCAAAATTATGTCTCGTGCATTGAGCTCTCCTCTTCGTCAAATTGCAGAAAATGCCGGCCAAGAAGGCGCTATTATTCTCCAGCAAGTTGAGAAAATGAGTGAAAAGCAGGGATATAATGCTTTAACTGGCGAGTATGTCGACATGATCGTTGCAGGTATTTTAGATCCTACTAAAGTCGTCCGCTGCGCTTTGGAAAATGCCGTTTCGGTTGCTTCCATGCTTTTGACAACAGAAGCGATCGTCGCCGATATTCCAGAGGAAAAGCCTGCTGCGGCTGCTCCGGTTGGCATGGACTATTAA
- a CDS encoding co-chaperone GroES, translating to MAQTQQMPSQSSQKVSLKPLGNRVLVRRLAAEEKLKGGIILPDTAKKKQEQAEVVAIGTGKKDKNGQLIPMPVKIGDIILMEKYSGQEVTLNDEEFVILRADDIIAIVEK from the coding sequence ATGGCTCAAACACAACAAATGCCCTCTCAGTCTTCTCAAAAAGTTAGCTTGAAGCCTCTTGGCAATCGCGTTCTCGTTCGTCGTTTGGCTGCGGAAGAGAAGTTAAAAGGAGGCATTATCCTGCCAGATACAGCCAAGAAGAAGCAAGAGCAAGCAGAAGTCGTGGCGATCGGGACAGGAAAAAAGGATAAAAACGGCCAATTAATTCCTATGCCTGTCAAAATAGGCGATATCATTTTAATGGAAAAATATTCGGGTCAAGAAGTCACCTTGAATGATGAAGAATTTGTCATTTTACGCGCTGATGATATCATTGCTATTGTAGAAAAGTAA
- the pepF gene encoding oligoendopeptidase F, whose translation MIKTREEVPVEDRWNVEALYPNQEEWEKAFQSFASQAQQPLKWPALQAFQGTLHESPEKVKLALELMMSIDRELSKLYTYAHLRHDEDIANPVFKKSYEQILALAHAFAQETAWFQPEILKLPDETLESYLASPYLTAYRFYLERIIRVKKHTLSPENEKLLALAGQALQTSYKTFSSLNDADFKFGSVLNSEGEEKPLSHATYSLYIRDQDRQLRKNAFENYHKHYSDFENTLCELLTGQVQNHIFQARARHYSSCLEAALFPKNINTAVYHALIQAVNEQISVLHRYMQLRKRILKLDELHLYDVYVPLTSAIDIRLPYQEAEDLVIESVVPLGEEYQSFLRQGLKDHRWVDRYENRNKRSGAYSSGCYDSMPYILMNYKDLLRDVFTLAHEAGHSMHSLYSRRSQPYHYSDYPIFLAEVASTFNEDLLIRLLMQKCTDPIEKIFLLNQKIEDIRGTLFRQTMFAEFELFVHQQSEENVPLTPQFLKQAYRELNRKYFGPSVVIDQEIDIEWARIPHFYYNFYVFQYATGISAALALSEKVVSGKEEDRDAYLNFLKGGSSQYPIDMLKKAGIDMESPEPVKSAIRKFDELLGELEQLLDQVDPISAKK comes from the coding sequence ATGATTAAAACGCGTGAAGAAGTGCCGGTTGAGGATCGTTGGAATGTTGAAGCCTTGTATCCCAATCAAGAAGAATGGGAAAAAGCTTTTCAATCTTTTGCAAGCCAGGCCCAGCAGCCCCTTAAATGGCCGGCTCTTCAAGCCTTTCAAGGAACACTGCACGAAAGTCCAGAGAAAGTTAAGCTCGCCCTCGAATTAATGATGAGCATCGACCGGGAGCTCTCTAAGCTTTATACTTACGCGCATCTTAGACACGATGAGGATATAGCCAATCCTGTTTTCAAAAAATCATACGAACAAATTCTCGCGCTAGCTCATGCCTTTGCTCAAGAGACGGCTTGGTTTCAGCCAGAAATCTTGAAGCTTCCAGATGAAACGTTGGAAAGCTACCTGGCATCTCCTTACTTAACTGCCTATCGATTTTATCTGGAGAGGATAATTCGCGTAAAAAAACATACACTTTCGCCAGAAAATGAAAAGCTATTGGCCTTAGCAGGGCAAGCGCTGCAAACATCTTATAAAACGTTTAGCTCCCTCAACGATGCGGATTTTAAATTTGGCTCTGTCTTAAATAGCGAAGGGGAAGAAAAACCCTTGTCGCATGCCACATACAGTCTTTATATTCGCGATCAAGACCGTCAGCTTAGAAAAAACGCGTTTGAGAACTACCATAAACACTATTCGGATTTCGAGAATACTTTATGCGAGCTGCTGACCGGCCAAGTGCAAAACCACATTTTCCAAGCACGCGCTCGCCACTATTCTTCCTGCCTGGAGGCTGCCCTCTTTCCTAAAAATATCAATACGGCTGTCTATCATGCGCTCATCCAAGCCGTTAATGAACAGATCTCCGTTCTGCATCGCTATATGCAGCTGCGCAAGCGCATCCTAAAACTTGATGAGCTTCATCTTTATGATGTCTACGTCCCTCTTACCAGTGCAATTGATATCCGTTTGCCCTATCAAGAGGCAGAAGATCTCGTCATTGAATCTGTGGTACCGCTGGGAGAAGAATATCAATCATTCTTACGTCAAGGATTGAAGGATCATCGCTGGGTGGACCGCTATGAAAACCGCAATAAGCGCTCCGGAGCCTATTCAAGCGGCTGCTATGACAGTATGCCCTATATTCTGATGAATTACAAAGACCTTCTCCGCGATGTCTTCACTCTCGCTCATGAAGCCGGCCACAGCATGCATAGCTTATATAGCCGCCGCTCGCAGCCTTATCATTATAGCGATTACCCTATCTTCCTAGCAGAAGTAGCCTCTACCTTCAATGAAGACCTCCTCATTCGCCTGCTCATGCAAAAATGCACCGATCCTATTGAAAAAATCTTTCTGCTCAACCAAAAAATTGAGGACATCCGAGGCACCCTATTCCGCCAAACGATGTTTGCCGAATTTGAATTATTTGTGCATCAGCAATCAGAAGAGAATGTCCCCTTGACTCCTCAATTCCTAAAACAGGCTTATCGCGAACTGAATCGCAAATATTTTGGACCGTCTGTTGTCATCGATCAAGAAATCGACATTGAATGGGCCCGCATTCCTCATTTCTATTACAATTTCTATGTTTTTCAATATGCAACGGGAATCAGCGCGGCTTTAGCCTTGTCAGAAAAAGTCGTATCGGGAAAAGAAGAAGATCGCGACGCTTATCTGAATTTCCTTAAAGGCGGATCCAGCCAATATCCAATTGATATGTTGAAAAAAGCTGGCATTGATATGGAGTCTCCAGAACCCGTTAAATCCGCTATTCGAAAATTTGATGAATTATTAGGCGAACTCGAACAATTGCTTGATCAAGTCGACCCTATTTCAGCAAAAAAATAA
- a CDS encoding HPr family phosphocarrier protein, with product MTKANSKKKMVKGKFIISNDRGLHTRPSTELVKCANSFKSQVFLKYQKHAVNAKSLLGVLMLAASKGAKIGIEAEGEDAEQAVESIIELARNNFYIKY from the coding sequence ATGACAAAAGCAAATAGTAAGAAAAAAATGGTTAAAGGAAAGTTTATTATCAGTAATGATCGCGGGCTCCATACCCGCCCCTCTACTGAACTTGTCAAATGTGCTAATTCGTTTAAGTCTCAAGTGTTCTTGAAATATCAAAAACACGCTGTCAACGCAAAATCTTTATTGGGCGTTTTAATGCTCGCTGCCTCTAAAGGGGCAAAAATTGGTATTGAAGCGGAAGGGGAAGATGCCGAGCAAGCGGTTGAATCGATCATTGAATTGGCTAGGAATAACTTTTATATCAAATATTAG